The sequence CGGTGGTGAAGGAGGCTGGAAAAATCAACTGTACCGCGTAGAGATTCATAAAGGTAATCAAGAACAAGATAATTCAGCAGAAGTAACCTTTAAATGGTCTCGAAATAATGGTGCTATAGTATTCCCAATTAAAGAAATTAAATCAGATTATATAGAAGTAAGCAATTTTAGTCGCGATATTTCCGATTCCTTTAAATCCGAGCAATGGGTAGAAATTACCAATGATGTTCGAGAATTGCAAGGTGAACCGGGAACCCTGGTACAGTTAAGAAATATATCGCAAAACAAATTATTTTATAACCCAGCCACAATAGTTAATGACTCTAGTGATTCGTCAACTTTTCCCCAAGGGCACAATCTAAAAATTCGCAGTTGGGATAGTAATCATAGCAATAATCAAGACGCAATTCCTCTAAAATCTTCCGATCGGAAGGTTGTTTTAGAAAACGGCATTCAGCTAGAGTTTGAAGGCGATTCCTTTAAAACTGGCGACTACTGGTTAATTCCAACCCGCGCAGTTAAAGTTAATAAGCATCATATTCAGTGGACTTTTGATAGTTCAGATAAACCCATACCGCAACCACCGGAAGGAATCGAACATCACTATTCTGCTTTAGCTTTATTATCTTATCAAAACAACCAATTAAATCTCGTAGAAGACTTACGAGAAACCTTTCCATCCCTATCTAATTGCTTGGATAAAACAGGCGATATCATGACAGGTGCTTTGGAAATTCAAGATAATCTTTATATTACTGGTAAATCTAATCAAGATAATCAATATATTCCCGGTAAAGTTGGTATCGGAACAAAAGAACCCCAACAAAGACTAGTTATTCTTGATAAAGATGATATTAAAGGTAGAGTCGCAATTGGTTTTAACGATACAGAACAAACTGCCGCTTTAGCAATTAAAGAGAACGTTGGTATTGGTTATTTTAATATACCAAAAACTACTGCTTTAGCAATTAACGGTAAAGTTGGTATCGGTACAAAAGAACCCCAACAAGCATTAGTCATTCTTGATAAAGATGATATTAAAGGAAAAGTTGCTATCGGTTATAACAAAACAGGACAAAAAGCCGCTCTAGCAATTAAAGATAAAGTTGGTATCAATACAATTTTACCTAAGAGCGATTTAAGTGTATTGGGTAACGTTGCCATCGGCTCTACTAACTACACCGAAATTGCTAACGCACCAGATAACGGCTTAATTGTTGAAGGAAATGTCGGTATTGGTAGCCCAAATCCCACCTCTGCAAAATTAGAAGTAAACGGTGATGTCAAGATTACCGGGGATAGTATTAAAAATACCAATAACTTTAAAATTATTGATACTCAAAATCAAGATTGGTTAAATATAAATCCCGATGCAGAATATCCCGGTATTGCCTTATATAATCCCGTGGCGATTTCCAAAGGTGGCTTAGTGATTGGGGAATTAACTAAAATATCTGATGGTGAACTTAAAGTTAGTAAAAATACATTATTAGCAACAACATCTGGTAAAGTTACTATTGGCAATCTCCAACAAGTAAGCGAAAATACGCTGTTAGAAGTTGCCGGTAATACTATCATTGGCTCCTCATACATAGGCGATCGCGCAGCACCAGAAAATGGACTTTTAGTTGAAGGCAAAGTCAATATTGGCGATACGCCAAAAAATAATCAACCAGCCGAAAATGCTCAACTTTATACTCAAGGTGACGCTTATATAAGCAACAAACTTTATACAACTGATTTATCTGTCACGGGGAATATAGAACTTGGAGAATCAACCCAATTATCCATTGCTGAATTAGAAGTTAGTAAAAGTGCTTTCTTAGCAACTGCATCAGGTAAAGTTGGTATCGGAACTCAACAAATACATAATAATACCTTCCTCGGAATAGCAGGAAATACTACCATTGGTTCATCTTATATAAATAGTAAAGCTGCACCAGAAAATGGTCTTTTGGTTGAAGGGAAAGTTAATATTGGCGATACACCAAAAGATAATCAACCAGCGGAAGATGCTCAATTCTATAATGAAGGTGATGCTTATATAAACGGCACGCTTTATACAAAAGATTTAAGCGTTATAGACAATATCGAATTTGTAGAATCAACCCAATTATCTATCGCTGAATTAAAAGTTAGAAAAAATTCCTTTTTAGCAACTACTAGAAATAGTCAAGTTAGTATTGGTAGCCAGCGGAAGCCAAATACAAAAACTCTTATGGGAATTGCAGGAAGTACCACCATTGGTGAATCTTATATAAATAGTAAAGCTGCACCAGAAAATGGGCTTTTAGTTGAAGGAAAAGTTAGTATTGGCGGTACGATACCCCGAAATAATCAACAAGCCGAAGACGCTCAAATCTATACTGAAGGCGATGCTTATATAAACGGCACGCTTTATACAAAAGATTTAAGCATTACAGATAATGTAGAATTTGCAGAATCAACCCAATTATCCATTGCTGAATTAAACATTAGTAAAAATGCTTTCTTAGCAACTACTAAAAACAATCAAGTTAGTATCGGTACCCAGCAAAAGCCGAATGCAAAGACTCTTATGGGAATTGCGGGAAGTACTACCATTGGTGAATCTTATATCGATAGTAAAGCTGCACCAGAAAACGGTCTTTTAGTTGAAGGAAAGGTCAGTATTGGTGGTACTATACCTCGAAACAACGAAGCTAGAACATCACAACTTTACGTTAAGGGCAACGCTTATATTAATGATACTTTGTTAACAGATACCATTGTCTATAACCAAATGATGCAGCGCTCTTCACAGCAGTATAAAGATAATATTACCGAGCTTTCCATTCCAGAAAGTTTGCAAATATTAGAAGATTTAAAGCCTGTTAAATACAGTTATATAACAGATGAAACTAAAAGAATTCACGCTGGATTTATTGCCGAAAAATCTCCGGAAATTTTTACTTCTCCTGACAAAACAATGCTTAATTCCACGGGGATTATCGCAATATTAACCAATGTATTAAAAGAACATATTCATACAAATTCTGCTTTGAATCGCGTCATTGCCAATCAGCAGCAAGAAATTGCTAACTTACGAAAAAGAGTAAATAAATTAGAAGAAAAAAATAATAAATTATTTTGGTAAGTTAGACTCGTCCAAAATATAATCTAGACACTATTTGCAGGTTCATTTATTTTTTTCAATTGGTGTAGAAGAATGCTCTAACATCTCCTTCGCCATTTTTCGATGAATTATATTGACTAATTTCACACCTATTCTTTGACGACAGCGAACTAATATTGAGGCCTCAAAGGTGTTTCATTACTATAAGATAATATCCCTATCAAATATTTTAGATAAGGGTTGTTCTTGATTTACCAAATCAGTCTCTCTATCACTTATTCCTAATTTCTCTTTAATAATTAACGCCCTTAGTGCCATAGGAAAAGATTTAGCAGGTGCCCTTATATCCTCGGAAAAAGTTGAAGCATATTCTTCTTAAAATTCTGACCAAGGTATTAATTAAGCCATCATTACCCAACGATTATCTTCCGACAACTTTCCCTCAAAAGCGAGTTCAAAGTTTTCTAATGATATTTGGGCTTGCTCCTCAAAACGGTATACAAATACTAAAGTACGCGCAGCGTACTACTCGCGGTAATGCAAAGGTTTCGAGTTATTTTAAAGTTTTTTCTTGCACCTGAATATATTCCTCTGGTCTGAAAATGTATGCTGCACAACATTTTCGTGTTAATTCAGCAAGCCCTACATAGCTTGTCGGCTATGAAGATATAAATGACTATGAAACTCTACCTCACGATCCAATATTTACACTTGCAGTTGGAAAAGTAATTAACGCTCCCTAGTAAGGGATTGTCTGCAATTTGAGAGCTTGATTTTTGTTTAATTCCCATTATGGGTATGTAAATATTTATATGTTTTCTGGGAATACTAATTTTATCAAGGCAAAAACAAACGTCTACCATGAGGTAAGCATAAATGACTAATGCAAGTTCCGTTCTTGTGATTCCCGGATATCAAATTAGCTCTCAACTGTATGCAGGCTCTAGAACTAGAGTATATCGAGCAATCCGAGGGCTAGAATCACTTGCAGTAGTTGTGAAATTGCTGACATCTGAATATCCCGGCTTCAACGAATTACTGCAATTTCGTAACCAGTACACCATTAGCAAAAATCTCAACATTCCCGGTATTATTCGTCCTTTATCATTAGAAACTTATGGTAATGGTTATCTTTTAGTGATGGAAGATAGGGGAGAAATTTCTTTACGAGAATACACTAAAACAACAACTCTTTCACTTGTCGAATTTTTGGAGATAGCTATTCAATTAACTAACATTCTCCACGCTTTACGCCAAAACTGTGTTATCCATAAAGACATCAAACCCGCAAACATACTGATTCATCCAGAAACAAAAGAAGTTAACCTGATAGACTTTAGTATTGCTTCTGTGTTGCCCAAAGAAACTCAAGAAATTAAAAATCCTAATGTTTTAGAAGGAACTCTCGCTTATATTTCCCCCGAGCAGACAGGTAGAATGAATCGAGGGATAGACTACCGCAGCGATTTTTATTCTCTAGGTGTGACATTTTATGAATTATTAATAGGAGAATTACCATTTACATCTGAGGATCCTATGGAATTGGTGCATTGTCACATTGCTAAAAAACCTACGGCATTGGGAAACAGGTTTGGGGGAACAGGTAGCAGGGAAAATATCCCAGAAGTACTTTCAGATATTGTCATTAAATTAATGGCAAAAAACGCCGAAGAAAGATACCAGAGTGCTTTGGGATTAAAATATGATTTAGATAATTGTTTATATCAACTAAAAGAAACTGGCAAAATTATAGATTTTGAAATAGCCCAGAAAGACATATGCGATCGCTTTCTCATCCCCGAAAAACTTTATGGACGAGAAACAGAAGTTGTAACCTTGCTAGAAGCTTTTGAGCGTGTCACTAACGGCAATTCAGAAATGATGCTAGTAGCAGGATTTTCTGGAATTGGCAAAACTGCGGTAATCAATGAAGTCCACAAACCAATCGTGCGGCAGCGTGGCTACTTCATTAAAGGCAAATTTGACCAATTTAATCGCAATATTCCCTTATCTGCGTTTGTTCAAGCCTTTCGTGACTTGATGGCACAGCTGCTGAGTGAAAGTGATGTTCAACTAGCAGCATGGAAAACCAAAATCCTCGCCGCAGTAGGAGAAAACGGACAAGTAATTGTGGAGGTGATTCCTGAACTAGAGCGGATTATCGGTAAACAACCCCCTATCCCTGAACTATCAGGCAGTGCTGCTCAAAATCGCTTCAACTTACTATTTCAAAAATTCATCCAACTGTTTACTACCAAAGAGCATCCCTTGGTGATGTTCCTGGATGACTTGCAGTGGGCAGATTCAGCTTCCCTAAACTTGTTGCAGTTATTGATGAGTGAAGCTGGTGGTGGATATTTACTGATTCTGGGAGCCTATCGAGACAATGAGGTATTTGCGGCGCATCCTTTGATGTTGACTCTGGAACAGATTCAGAAAGCAGAAGCGCCAGTGAATACGATTTTCCTAGAACCTTTAAGGGAAATCACGGTGAATCAGTTGGTAGCAGATACCTTGACTTGTAACGAGGAACTGGCTCAACCCCTGACAAAGTTGGTGTATCAAAAAACTAAAGGAAATCCCTTTTTTACAACTCAGTTTCTCAAAGCATTGTATGAAGATGGTTGGATTGAGTTCCAGTCAGAACTGGGTTCTTGGCAATGCGATATAGCGGCAGTGCAGCAGTTAGCATTGACGGATGATGTGGTGGACTTCATGGCATTGCAGTTGCAGAAACTTTCAGTGGAGACGCAAGCAGTTTTGAAATTGGCGGCTTGTATTGGTAACCAATTTGATTTGATTACTCTGGCAATTATTTCCGAACAATCTCCTGTTGAAACAGCAACTAACCTCTGGAAAGCATTACAGGAAGGGCTAATTCTGCCACAAAGTCAAGTGTATAAATTTTATCTGAGCCGTGATGAGTCAGATAGGAATACTAAAAACATCGAAAACGTAGGCTATCGGTTTTTGCACGATCGCGTCCAACAAGCTGCTTATTCTCTAATTCCCGATAACCAAAAACAAGCAACTCATCTAAAAATCGGTGAACTCTTACTCCAAAAAATACCAGCAACGAAGCGAGAAGAAAAAATCTTTGATATTGTTAATCAATTAAATTATGGTGTTGAACTAATTACGGAATCGGCAGAACGAGAAAAACTTGCGACTTTAAATTTATCTGCTGGCTCGAAAGCGAGATTCTCTAATGCTTATAATGCTGCAACCGAATATGCTACTGATGGGATTAAATTGTTAAAAGCAGATTGTTGGCATAGTCAGTATCAGTTGGCATTAGAATTGCACAACCTAGCAGCAGAAGCAGCTTATTTGGCTGGCAATTTTGAATTGATGGCGGAATTTATCCAAAAAGTTTTAGATAGCGTTGAAAATCCCTTTGATAAAATCAAAGTTTATGAAATACAAATTCAAGCCTATGGCGCACAAAATCAACCATTAGCAGCAGTTAAACTTGGACAAGAAATTTTGAAATTATTGGGAATCGAACTCCCGGAAAATATTAGTAATTCTGACATACAGGCTCAACTAAATCAAACTCAATCTCTTTTTGCCGAACAATCTATTGAAGATTTAATTAATCTGCCTGTGATGACGGATAAAACAGCTTTGGCAGCAATGAAAATTTTATCAAACATTACGACTTTTGTGTTTCAAGCAGTTCCAGAGCTATACGTTTTCGTGCCATCGACGCAAGTGAGTCTTTCTGTTAAATATGGTAATTCTGAGCAGTCAGCTTTTGGTTATATAGGCTATGGAATTATTCTCAGTGGGTTAGTTGAAGATATTGATTCTAGCTATAGATTTGGTCAATTAGCGCTTGATGTTTTAAGTCAATTTGATACCAAAGAAATGACTTCAAAAGTGATAAACGGATTTGATTGTTTGATTCGGCATTGGAAGAAACATACTCAAGAAACCGTACAATCGCTCTGGCAGTGTTACTCAGTTGGGTTAGAAACAGGAGATTTAGAGTTTGCGGGAATGAGCCTCCGTTACTACGATACTCATCTATATTTCCTTGGTCGAGAGCTTAAGGCTTTAGCCACAGAGATGGCAACCCATACCCAGGCATTCCAGCAAATGAAGCAATACAGGTTTGTTCAACACAATCAAATTCAAATGCAGAGAGCTTTAAATTTATTAGGAGAAGTTGATGATGTCTTGTGTTTGAAAGGTGAAGCCTGTGATGAAGAGACTTTGCTTCCCCTAATTATGAATGATGGATTTGCACTGATCGAATTTTATTTTACTAAGCTTCAACTCAGTTATTTGTTTGGCAAATATGAACTGGCTCATGAATACGCAGCCCAAGTAGACCGCTACGCTTCTGGTGGTCGATCTTTCGTTATTTCTCGACAATGCAATTTTTACAAATCTCTAGTAAAACTTGCTATATTTTTAAATGTTAGTCAAGATACACAAACACAGCTTCTAAATCAAGTTACAGATAACCAAGAAAAAATGCAACTATGGGCACAACACTGCCCAATGAATGTTTTACACCAATATTATTTAGTAGAAGCTGAAAAATACCGGGTTTTAGGTCAGAATTATGAAGCAGGAGATTTTTACGATCGTGCCATAGGCAAAGCTAAAGAAAACGGCTACATCCAAGAAGAAGCCTTAGCCAAGGAACTGGCTGCCAAGTTCTATCTTAACTGGGGCAAAGAAAAAATTGCCAGCGCCTATATGCAGGAAGCTTATTACTGCTACGCCCGTTGGGGAGCCAAAGCTAAAACAGATTACTTAGAAAAATGCTATCCCAAACTACTAAAGCCCATCCTATTACAACAACGAATTAACCTCAATCCCTGGGAAACTATAGGAAACATTAGTGTTGCTCAGACAATTTCGTCTACTATCACTTCTACTACTGCCAGCCACACTATTTCCGATGCCCTCGATTTTAGTTCCCTTCTTAAAGCCGCTCAAACTATTTCTAGTCGCATCGAATTAGACCAACTCGTTACCTGTCTTACCAAAATTATTCTGGAAAACTCCGGTGCCAAAAAATCTGCATTAGTTCTTCCTGAAAATGCAACTTGGCAAGTTAAAGCAATTACTTCGATTAATCATCAACAAAATTCACCACTTCCAACACAAACCATCCTTGACTCACAATCAATAGATACTTGCGAAGATATTCCCAGAAAAATTATTAACTATGTCAAGAATACCCAAGAAACCATCGTTATAGATAATTGCCAAACAGATATTCCTGGACTAATTGGGGAATATATGATCGAACATCAACCCCAAAGTATTTTATGCATGCCAATTACTAATCAAGGACATTTAGTAGCAATTCTTTATTTAGAAAATAAACTTATAAGCGGCGTATTTACCCAAGAGCGTCTACAAGTCATCAATTTACTTTCCTCCCAAGCTGCAATCTCCTTAGAAAATGCTCAACTTTATCAACAAGCCCAACAAGCATTAGAAGATTTAAAAAACGCACAATTAAAAATAGTTCAAAGTGAAAAAATGTCTGCACTCGGTAATTTAGTCGCTGGTGTGGCACATGAAATGAATAATCCTTTGGGTTTCATTTCTGCGACTCTCGAACAAAGTAAACCCGCCCTTGCCGATATTGTAGAACACCTGGGATTATATCAAGAAAATTTATCAGAACCTGGCGAGGAAATTATTGAACATGCAGAAGAAATCGACTTGGACTACAGCCTAGAAGATTTACCTAAGATGATAGATTCAATGGTGATGGCTTGCGATAGATTGAAAAATATTAGCACAAGTTTGAGAACTTTCTCTCGTGCTGATAAAGATTACAAAGTAAAGTTCAATATCCATGATGGGCTAGATAGCACAATTTTAATTCTCAAACATCGCCTCAAAGCCAATGACAAACGTCCAGCAATTGAAGTTATCGCCGATTATGGGGAAATATCACAAATTGAGTGTTTTCCCGGTCAATTAAATCAGGTATTTATGAATCTTTTAGCTAATGCCATTGATGCTTTAGATGAGTCTAATGATGGACGGAGTTATGAGGATATTAAAGCTAATCCCAACAAAATTATCATTAAAACTCTAACTGAAAATGAACAAATCAAAATATTAATTAGTGATAATGGTAAAGGAATGAGTCAAGAGGTGAAAACACAAATATTTGACCATTTATTTACTACTAAAGGTGTCGGTAAAGGTACTGGTTTGGGATTAGCGATTGCTAAACAAATTGTTGAGGAAAAACATGAGGGTTGCCTAGAAGTAGAATCCGAGTTGGGAAAAGGTACGTCATTTTATATCAAACTGCCAATAATCAGTTGAATAATCTCATTGACATCAAAATAACCAATAACATGATGCGGTGGTGGAAGGAACGAGTTTAGTAAGATGAAGCTTTTTTTAGTCGATGAGACACCAGCACGAAGGCGGGAATCCGTTTTTAGCTACAAACCATCAAAAAATCAGGAGTCAAATAAATGTTGGATTGTATTGTAATTGGAGCTGGCCCAGGAGGTCTAGTTACCACCAAAGAATTACTCGAACAAGGACTCAGCGAGGTCGTTTGTTTGGAGCAAGCAGAAAGTGTCGGAGGCGTTTTTGCCAATACCTATGACAATTTAGTGCTAACTTCCTCTTGCACTTATAGTATGTTTTCGGACTTTTGGATGGGTAATGGAAACCAACACAAATTTTGGACGAAGAACGAAGCTGTTGACTATTGGAAACGATATGCCAAACATTTTGGCGTTTTGGGTAAAATTCGCTTCAATTCTAAAGTTGTTGCGGTGACTGAGCAAGGTAATCGAGGGTGGCAAGTTCAACTGCTCTCTGGAGAGACTTTGCGCTCAAAACGAGTGGCATTGGCGATTGGCAACAACAGTATTCCAAATTATCCCCAGTGGAAAGATTCATTAACTGAGGTGGAGTTTTCTCATTCCCAAAAATATCGCAATGCAAGTAACTTTGTAGGCAAAAATGTATTAGTGGTGGGCGGAGGCGAGTCAGCTTCAGACATAGCCCTAGAAATATCTGGAGTTGCCAAAAATTGCTGGGTTAGCCTTCGTAATTCAACTGGGTTTGTAGTACCTCGCAAGAGAGGCAAACGTGCTAATGACATCAGTACTAATAGAGGTATATACGGATTGCCAAGAGAATATGGTCATACTCTGAGTAAAATTATCTCTCGCCAGTGGTCGAGCTACAAAGATCCAATCGAGAAAACAGCAGTTAGGCTGAACGAGAAGGTCAAATCTCGAAATGGACTTTGGGGAACTTATGGAACTAAAACTTATGCCTTACCCAAGGCAATCGCCCATCATGGGTGTAAAGTCGTCGGTGAAATAATCGGCGTAGAAGATGGGGGCAGAACGCTACTGGCTGTCGATGGAGAAACCCTGCATTCGGTAGATGCCGTAGTATTTTGTACTGGCTACCAAAACTATATGTCTTTCCTTCCCGAAGAACTCAAGAAAACTGACCCTCGAAGTCTTTACAAACATATGTTCCATTCCCGGTATCGAGATCGGATAGTTTGGATTGGCTTGGCACGTCCGGGGTTCGGTAGTCAGTTTCCAATAATGGAAATGCAAGCCCGATTGTTTAGCTTAATCTGTACTGGCGAAAAAACTCTTCCTGCTGCTGTCGCAATGGAGAAAGCCGCATCTGTAGACCGACAGAAGTATTTACAACAGTTTGAACATAATGCCCATCGCATCCGTAGTTTGGTTGATTATCATATTTATATGGATGAACTAGCCGATTTAATTGGCTGTAAACCTCCTTTGTGGAAATACTTTTTCTTACATCCTCGCCTCTGGTTACGTCTGGTATATGGTGCGACTCAGGCAACTCAGTTTCGTTTGCGAGGTCCAGGACAGAAGGAAACTTGGGCTAAAGAAGCGATCGCTAAATTACCGGTTGTTCAATTTAATTATTTCTTTCTAGCTGGTCTAAGAGGTCGCGCCATCTATAGCTTCAAGGCTATCGTTAAGGGGATGGGACTAATCCGGGAGCAACGCGATTTCGTAAAAATGAGTGCGATCGCCAAGATTCAATCTGCGTATCTAAAATATTTAAGACATTAATTTGTTTTAGCTGACAATCTTAACGGCACAAACGTTTTCGCCATTCATCTTTTTGGCTAAGTATTATGAAAATATACTGAACTTATATATGAAGATTCACTGAAAATACATAAAAAAAACGATACAAATTCAATAATTTTCTCAGTTGCCAAAATACTTCTTTATAAGACAACATAGAAGCATGAACGCATATATTTTCGGCTAAATAAGCAAAAAATTTTGGTTCTCCCGGAGAAATTGGCTATGATAAATTAATCATAAAAAAAGGTTAAAATAATTGATGTAGCAAGGTTATAGCAATATAAAATTTAAAGTTTAAATTTTAATAAAAATGTGCTTTTTTTGTCTAAAATCCTTGCTATATCACAATTAAAGTTGGTATTAAATATTAATTTACATAACTAGTCTGGGAGACCTAAAATCTTTCAGTAATTTTGAAACAGAATTGAGCAAAAACTCTCAAATTTAAAAAATTAAGGTATAACATGTTAACTTTACAATCGATAGAAAATGTTGAGGATGTAATATCGTCAATAGAAAATTTTGAGGATACACTATCTTCAATAGAAGATGTTGAAAATGCACTACAGTTAAAATTTCATAAGCAAGTAACTGAGCCGGGCATAAAGAATCCAGTCAAGTTTTTGCAAAGATGGTCATATCTTTCTACCCAAGTAACACGACTTGCTGGAGCTGCATTGAGTCGCGCACATCTCGCAGACATTCAATACTTATTAGCAGAAATTGCTTACAGCGAGTGTGGTCTGGGAAATAAAGACGAAACTCACAGTAAACTAATGATTGAGTTGATTAATAAATCTCCTCATGCTGATGCCATTACTCAAAGATTAGATACATACTTCTTAAATTTATTTGAAGAAACAATTCTCGAATTATCCCAGATGAGCCAAGAAGAAGCAGTTGGATTTATTGTTTCCCTAGAAGCTCCTGCTTATCAAATTCTGGAATTGCTAAAACAAACTTCTATAGCTGTTGGTATTTTTGAAGTGGACTTCTTAAACTCTGAGTATTTTTTGATTCATGATGCTATGGAAAAAGAACACCAAAAATCATGTAATGAATCAATGCAAGTTGTTGTAGATAATGGATTGGAATTAAGTAAAATTTACAAGGGCGGCGAGAGAGGAATTAAGTTTCTTGTTGAATTCCTTGGGTGCTGATTTTTGAGGTAGACTTCTTCAACTATGAGTATTTTTTGACTCATACATAATGACTCATGACACTCGATTTTTGGGTAAAAACAAACGGTACTTGGATCAATGCCATCAGTGTTATTTTGGGTACAGCTGGCGGTATGCTCTTGAAACACCGCCTTCCCTTGAGAATGCAGCGTATTATCACCCAAGGAGTAGCGTTGATTACCCTATTCATTGGTTTTCACATGGCTCAAAGCCTGTTACAAGTCAAAAATAGTCGAGTTGATGGGGTCGTATTAGGACTAGTTGCCATCATCATCGGCGGGCTGTTGGGTGAATGGTGGCATCTAGAAGAGAGGCTTTATCGGGTGGGGGAGTTTCTGAAAGTACGCTTTCAAAAAAGTGGCTATTTCACAGAGGGGTTTGTTGCCGGTAGTTTGCTATTCTGTGTGGGACCAATGGCTTTAATAGGCAGTCTCAACAACGGTTTAACCGGGAATAACACTCTGCTGATATTGAAAGCGACAATGGATGGTATAACTTCTATAGCTCTTGGTAGTAGCTTTGGTATCGGAGTCGGATTTTCATCTTTAGTAATTCTGGTTTACCAAGGCGGTGTCTCCCTCTTAGCTGGATTTTTAATTCAATCTTTACCAGATCCAACTCACGATCCCCACTTATTGCTGATTACTGGTGTGGGTGGTTTAACAGTTATAGGTTTGGGATTTAACTTATTAGAAGTGTCTCAGGTGAGAGTAGCTTCCTTTCTCCCAGCCTTGCTCGTAGCACCACTTCTCTATTTTTTGTGCCAGTAAATCGAACAGTTTTTTTT comes from Rivularia sp. PCC 7116 and encodes:
- a CDS encoding DUF554 domain-containing protein, with product MTLDFWVKTNGTWINAISVILGTAGGMLLKHRLPLRMQRIITQGVALITLFIGFHMAQSLLQVKNSRVDGVVLGLVAIIIGGLLGEWWHLEERLYRVGEFLKVRFQKSGYFTEGFVAGSLLFCVGPMALIGSLNNGLTGNNTLLILKATMDGITSIALGSSFGIGVGFSSLVILVYQGGVSLLAGFLIQSLPDPTHDPHLLLITGVGGLTVIGLGFNLLEVSQVRVASFLPALLVAPLLYFLCQ